The Coffea arabica cultivar ET-39 chromosome 6e, Coffea Arabica ET-39 HiFi, whole genome shotgun sequence genome contains the following window.
AACGCGGGAAGAAGtgaaaatcaagaaagagctaAGGCGGGAAAATCATAAATCTCTATAGAGATAAACAGAATTGAAATCCCCCACGCAAACCAGTGATTGCCCATTTTCTCCGCCGAGCTCAGCTTAAATCAATTACGTCAAGGCAAAGCATTCTGCTTCAACCGCCTTTTGGCAAAACTGCTTCAAGGAATTCTGAAATGGGGAAGAGAAAGaagacggctagggtttccgAAGAAAACCTAGAAGAAGAAATTCCGGAAAACCAGAGCAAATTGGAAGCTTCTTCTCCCACAGAAAAGACCCTTTACGAGGTACCATTCTTTTCTCCGTCATCTGATTCTTTTTTTCTCTAATAATTGCTGGGCTtctttttattcatttatttattattattatttttgcatATGGTTGGAAATGTTCGAAAATAGGGCGAAGAGTCgcattttctttcttgcttttttatttgtttgtttgttattGTTTAATTGAGAATAGTAGGTCTTCTATGTTTCCTTTTCATAATTCTGAGAAGTTGGGTTGCAGGGAAGTTAGTCTAGTACCACTTCAGTGCCTGTGTAATCTGAAGTGCCTCTAATTTTTGAATTCTTCTTTTATTGTGTGAGAAGAAGATATGTTTGCAATATACTCGACTTGGATTGTACCAATTTGGTAGTTTAGATTGGAAAGTGTGATTCTTGCGACTGTTGATTTGGCATAAGCTACAAAACTTGACCGAGCAAAAAATGAGCTGATGGGTAATAATTAATGAGAAATTGTGGAATCAAGATACTGCCGTTTTAGCAGAGAAGTAATTGAGGGTttttataattcttttttttttcctggtcTAATAGGAAATTACACCTGAGGGAATGGTTACACTATTGTACGTTCATCTTTTAGGTTTGAGATGTTGTGCCATTATTCTCAAGCATCATATGTACAAGAGATTTGGTTTGAATAAGTCAGCCTGCTACTCTGGGTTTTAGAAGAGCTGTCCTATGGTTAATAAGGTCTCAAGTAAAAGGATTATGTATTTCCTGCTTATAGAGGaattatgtatttttcattgATGTTGCTTTCCTAATGGTACAATCAAAGTTTATTTGTTTGTTGCTATCCCTGTGATGGTTTAGTTTAGCCTACATCTTCAGCTCACTAAATAAGCTGAATAAGCTTACAAAAGAATATACCAACGGAGCTCTTGTAGCTGGCCTGTAACTCTTTTGAGATAGACTAATTAAAGGCAACCTTAAGCCTTATTCACAGCTCCTGTTCTATTCCAAGCAATGCTGGTGACAAGTAATAATCACCTTGGGCATCTCATTCACTCCCTTAAGATGATCAGGCAATTGCTGTGATGTTCTCCTTTAGTTATTTCCTTCATGGTTAACCAAGAAAGCCTTCTATTTACTTTCTGAAAATGAGAATTGTCATCAAAATGACCCATGTAGTCCGTGGTAGATAAGCAGTTTCTGTGAGTTCCTTTTTGTACCATTTTCTTGTTCATCTCCTATAGTATTCTCACTTTTCAACAAGCATGCttctgtgattttttttttttaaatgctctTACTTCTGGTATATTTCAAGTGTGTTGTTTAATGTTTGCTGAGTGTTGGATTTGCTTTACAATCCATCCAAATTCAAGCAATAGAGGTTCCCTGATAAGTTCTTTCTGTTGTAGATTCTTGGGGTAGAAAGAACTGCATCCcagcaagaaattaaaaaagCTTATTACAAATTGGCTCTACGTCTGCATCCTGACAAGAATCCTGGTGATGAGGTAACTTTCCATCCTACTGTTTTCTTCTGTAAGCGTTTTGGTTGTTTTTGTATTGAATTTACATTCAGGTTATGTTTGAACCTCAGTGTTAGTTTTGCTTGATCTTAAAAAGAGTCAAACTTTTGCTTATCTTTTCTGTAGGATGCTAAGGAGAAATTTCAGCAACTACAAAAGGTTATGTCAATTCTTGGTGATGAGGAGAAACGGGCACTATATGACCAGACTGGCTGTGTTGATGATGCTGTAAGTGGCCAtacaaaaattttcagtttttgctGTTTTAGACAGAGTCAGTAAGATCGGGATATACTGAAAAGATGCTTGTTGGCTTTAAAAGTACTGTAAGTCCCTTTATTTCGGGAGGCCTGTGCTCAGAATTCACCCTGGGAGATGCATTCAGAATATTGTTACAATTTTGCCCTTTGAAGTCTTGGGAGTGTTTTCTGTTAGGCTTAGCTTTTTACTTGAGATCATGCTTAGAGTTGGTGAGTTTTGTTGGTAATCTTTATTTTCTACATTTGTGACTGTTGTGATTATGCATGTGGATATTCTTAGATGTGCtttctgtattttcttttctatttggTTCAGTGGAGTTCAGGTAACTTGTTTGGTGAAATCTTGATTATGCTTTGTTCCAAACTTGTGTTTATTCTTCAACAACTGTTTTTATTTGGTTCCTATTTAAAATTGGAAAGAATGGGCTTCCCTGGGCTCCTTATTCTATGTATATCCGGTCCTCCTCGAGTAGTCTTGACACATTTTATTACTCACTTACAGGACCTTGCAGGAGATGTCTGCCAGAATTTGAAGGAATTTTTCCAAACCTTGTATAAAAAGGTTATTATTTTCTCAGATTGTCAACTTCTCCACCCCCTTTCTGATATATCCTTTCTTAATATGATCTCCTCTGTTCATAGGTCACTGAGGCTGATATTGAAGAGTTTGAAGCAAGCTATAGAGGCTCTGAGACGGAGAAAAAGGATTTGATTGATCTGTACAAGATGCACAAGGGTAACATGAATAGGTATGATAGGATCTATTTTCTTCTCCCACCCTTGGAACTTTAATGGGGCAGATTATCATCgaaattttcttgtttgtttagggttttctgTTACATGCTTTGCTCTGATCAAAAGTTGGATTCACATCGGTTCAAGGATTATCTTGATGAGGCAATAGCTGGAGGTTTGTTTTATGGCTTAATTTGTATTCATCAGGAGTAAATAACTTGTTACAACATTGCTGAGTCAATATCGAATCACTGTTTAGGGCTGACTTTGATACGTGCAAGATTCAATAACTCTATGCTTATTTGTTGTGATGTGTTTTTTGGAGGCACGTATCTAACTGTCCTTCCCTTTACCTggcttcttcttttttgaaCAACAATATTTAGGAGCTCTGAAGTCAACTAAATTGTATGAGAAATGGGCTAAGCAAGTTTCTGAAACAAAACCGCCTACTAGTCCATTAAAGAGGAGGAAAAAGTGAGTAGTTTTTTATATCTGATGTTGGTGCTTCAGTAATCTAATTTTAAATTAAAACTCAAGCAAGCCATGTTATTAACATCAGAGTCCTTtccagagaaaagaaaaactcggAAGATTTGCATGCTATCATCTCTCAGCGGCAAAATGAGAGGATTGGCAAGATCAACTCTATGCTCTCAACTCTGGTTAGCAAACATGGTGGGGAACCAGAGCCTAGTGAAGAAGAATTTGAAGCTGCTCGACGAAAACTTGAAAGCAGGAAGGCATCCAAGCGGAAGTAACTGTGATTTTGAGCAATATGTATGCAACAGAACTCTTCTGCTGTAAATTTAACCTGCCTGATGTAGTCATTTAAAATTAAACAGCGGCTTGGCTTGTACTTTTCTTTTCAGTTTTCTGGTCTTCAGCATTTCCCTTGTATTATATTAGCCTTTTGCTTTTTAATTGGGAGTAAGAGCCTTTTTTAGCTCTACATGGTAATGTGCATCTGGGCTTGCTATTTGGAAAAGAATGATCATGTCCAAATCTTTCTCCATTGCAAGGGCAATTTCTGCAGGACTGTTACTGTGGCTAGTTGAATAGCGAGAACTGAGGCAGCCTTAAAGTCAGTGTCAACTTGTAGGGCATTGTAGAACCTGGGCTGTACGAAATGTGAGTGCTAAGGCAGTCTTAGAACCAATGTCAACTTTCAAAAGGTTAATGCAGAAACAATCGACTGTTGTCGAATCAGTGTCAACACTGGATATAATTTCTCATGCAAGGCAAAATCTGGGCAAGGTGTGGTTAGGGTTAGTTGCACATGAAAGGTGGTTTAGTTCTAAAGGATGGATGCATGCACAAGAAGAACAAAACTCAAGAAAGAAATAGGTTTTCTTTCAACAACTTTTCTCTTTCATCCACCAACTCTATTTACACAATGTAGGGCCATTTGGTAGGGAGGTACtctcaagaaaacaaaaagccaAACTCCTTCATTTCAAGAGGGGGCCCAAATTCCAATGTTACACgaggacaattttttttttttttttttttttttgtggggtgGGGGGACGACAGCTTTATCCTTGCTTGACTATAATATCTTCCACAAAATAGCATGCCAGTAAAGGGTCCAGAAATGAGTTGTTTCGTCTATTTGATCAAGAGTTCTAAGTTTTAGTCTGTCCAATTGTTAATGCTCATTGTGATGTCCAACTCATGAAGTTTGAGAGTCACATCCAACAAAAACTTGGAAAAAAATTGGTTAACAAATGTAGACTGTTTAAACGGGAATCTGAGAGAAGTAAATAGGTGCCACGACCCTCATCTCTGACAAGCAAATATCGCTGGGGTCAACTGAGGATCTTTTTAGCAGTATTCAAGCTGTACTGAAGAGGAAAGTACCAATCATTCATGGGATTAACTCTTTATTTTCCTGTGAAAGTTTGGTTTGGAATATGGAACCAACGTCCTCACGTACAACTAGAAATGACAGGGAAATTTGGAGCTTTTGCTTGTGTCTGTATCCTTTTGAAGGATTGCTGTCTTGGAGATCATCAACCCGTCAAATGATCacgttctttctttctttctttctttctttttgcgaGTTCAAGGGACAATAATGTCAACATCTTCAGGTGGTAGCATCTTATAAAGAATGACTGTTCGGAATCCAAGATGAATGCCTCGTGAATTGAGGTAGCCCAACTGATGGATGCTGAGATAAGGTAAATTATAggcaaaaagaaataaaaagaattgAAGTTTCTCGCATTAGCAAGAAATGATTTGCTGCCTTCCAAatgaataaagaaagaaaaagttttAATGCACCTAGCCTCCTCCTATTCTTAAAGTGCTCTTTTTCATGGTAGGGGGCCGGGGTTGCTCAACTAACcacaaagtaaaaaaaaaagaaaaagaaaaagaaaatggaatctATACAACAGAAAGCCAAACAGAGGATCACTAGCTTTAAAAGGCCTATGCATCTTTATATTCATTCAATGTAATTTGCAGTTTAGGTCAATGATAGATGCCTTAAAATATGAGGAATCGAGGGTTGGTGGACGATTTAGCTTTCCTGAAAAACCACTCTAAGATGGAAGGAGGTACACATTAGGCCGTCCAATTTGGTACTTGGACAAGACGTCATTATTGCACCActaatacaattagggttttccttacGGGTGTTTAATAGATATTCGTTCTAAATTTTACCCAATTTATCATGTATATACACACACTAATAATTGCTAGCCCCCTTGCATTTATACGTATTTTTTAATTGATCTTATCTTTCCAAAAATTTAACATCTGAAATATAAGTTAATGAAACGAGTGTCCAGTTGACACTCATTAGATATGTCTGTTTAATTATACTGTTCAAGTCCTTCTCCACATTACTAGAGAGGTGCCAAGTATACATCTTCCCCCCCCCTAAAGGGAAGGGAAAAAATTACACACACagagacaaaaaaaagaatGGCGGACCGATCCCGACTTAAtttaataatatataaaattttagCATAAAAAGTTTTACAAAATCTTTTTGATGTAACTCCTGTCTGCACCTagattttttttgaaatctTTGTCTCCTCATCTAGTCCCATTTAAGTAATTACAAATATTTTTAACACTGTCCTGTGGAAACTAAATATCAAATGCCACAtttgaaagaatttgaaatACCTAAAGTTAAATAATGTAAGATTGACCATGATATGCACACAGAGTTTACTTCTTCTTCCATTACAAGAACACCCCCACAAAAAAAGATGGTAAATAATATGCTACACGAATGTTGGCAACCAGTTGATGTAGTGTCCAATAAATCATGGTAGAAACTTGGAAGTAAAAAGAAACCTCTACTGCATGCATTGaagttgtgtgtgtgtgtatatatctgcatgtatatatatatatattcttctctttttaattttcaaggGCCCGAACCAGTTAGGaagaaatcatgaaaaatgagTTAATAATTTTAGTTCGTGGGACTAGTCATTTTCTGAAAAGGAAAACGTCAAAGATTTGATTAGCAAGCAATCGGGCTCCTCAGAATCTTTCTAGCTGTTGGACTAATAAATGGGTAGGAATTAGGAAGCATCTTAATCTTCAATATCCATTCCTTGGTTGGTATTGTCCTGCAGTGCACTTTCGGCTTTAGAGGTAGACTTTGCAAATTTTTTGTTGCCAATTATCCATTCCACCGACGAAAGCTGTAGTACAATTGTTTATCATCTTCTCTTCCTAGTTCCTACCTATCTATCTATCCATCTCTCTCCCTACAAAAACCATTCATGACTGTGCATTTTTTGTACCATCTTGTTGCTGTGCGCACTGCACACACTAAGGGAAAACGACATGCCAATCACTTTTGCAAGAAGCCAATAAGCATTGAGGTCATTCCTGGCTTTTCCCTACCATGCAAAATTTGTCCCcagagaaaaaataaatgacCAGTTCCCTAACAACCAAAGGAATCTTGGTCTTGATTGAGTCCTAAAGAGTTTAaacataaaacaaaattgagagAGAAGTTcctttattaaaaagaaaaaaaaaaaagttcttccATTGAAGATAGTTAGGTAGATCTATGGAGAGTAACATGCATACTTTGGAATTCAATTTCACGTAGCTACTTATTTTTTTGTACTCAATCTTATTATTTTGTTACTAGCACTCCAATCACATTGTAAATTTTATACATAACTAGTTAAGTGGAATGTTAAtgacaaacaacaaaaatgccAATATGGccttgggaaaaaaaaagaataggcaTATTATCCTTGGGATAAACCAAAAAagaattgacttttttttttttttgtcgaaacgatagatgtcctataacctaatctagTCTAGTctaaggggaaggggagggggTTCGATGTGAGTACAGACTCCATCGATGAAGGTCACTTAAGACCGCCACAAATTGTGGCAAATTTGTGGGAGGCAGGAattgaacccctgacctccagcatcacctttaatggtgatgaccactggaccaaatggccagtggcCAAAAAAGAATTGACTGACTTTTATCAATTTGTCGCTTTGAACTTTAGGGATCTATGCCATCCAAAGTTACAAATTGAATGGTCATATACTAAGAGACTTCTTCCAGAGAACACAGAGTTTGATGAAAGTACTATATGTTATATTTGAGCTTCGTTGGTCTTCAACACCACAAAAGTAAGAGAAAAAGAGAGCCCTTTTTAACTGTCTATTTGTTGTTTCTActcctcttctctctttttccatttcattcatAACTTAACAAATGTAGTGATGAGTACAATACTAACTTCTTTCCTAACCTCTGACTCCTTGTGTGGAAATGCTATTTACCGTTTCATTCTTGAAAGTTGAATCTATACCTGTCGATTTTAAGTTTCAAACGATTCACCTTCTTAGAGATTGGATACCCTTTGTGGTAATGAATAGTACAATAAATGCTTCTCTTCGAGGTGAAATAATAAATGCTTTACCCATAAATTCTTTACCATGTCTAAGAATGTGGTTTTGAATTCTTTATCCTGGTGGGACTCATTATTAcctaagaaagaaaaaacttacCACAATTTATAGAGTCAAAAAAGGTATTCATGGTAGTGGGGAGAAACCATAGCGTAAAATAAATGAGCTAgaggaaaattttgaagatttCTGGTAGAGATGGTGACACTATACCAGCGGTCAATGAAAATGTTCTGCACTTCTTTGGTGTGAAATGATTAAATACTACTCCTTTGAATCTGGTAATACAAGCAAAGTTTTTTCTTTGGCTGTGGCCCCTATTCTCCTCTTTCCTCTTCCACACCTTTCACTCCAACCCTTCCCCCCTCAACAGCAAAAAGACTCCTTTTTCCCGTATTGGTAAATTTCTTACTTTCCCACTTCGCTATTAGCATTAATTTACTTGTCTCATGTTGCTTTACTTGACTCTGCCTCTCTAGCTCTCCGTCTTCCCCTCTCCCTAACCCACACTGAAGGTGAATAGCATTCACGAAGGACGCATACTGATCGAGTTTATAGGTGCATAAACCTTTTCAGTTCAAATCTTATTAGTAGTGGTAATCACCTTTTTCATTAATTAGTGCAAATATATAACTATGGCCATACCCCTATTATTATTGCTTTCATTGAGTGTGTCTTGgcatcctcctctctctctcacaaACTTGAACAGTTTGTCATAATTGTGGAATGCTGCCTTTCTGCAGACTTTATTTCTATGCCTAGTCATTGCTGAAATTGTCTATCAAGAACCGAACTTTGAAGGGCATCTTTTGCTTGATTGCAGCTGTGCAAAACCCAAGATTCTTCCTTTGTTCGTTGCTTCTAAGGATTTAGCTGTGAGcccataattttttttcctcggTTAAAGCAGGGTAAGTGCAGAAACTGCTTCAATCAGCTCAGGTTTGTATCTTTGGCTGGATTTGGACtgaccctttttgttttttgtttttcctctttaAACAGAGGAAGAGGCCTAATGGAGGCAGAAAATGGAGATGGCCAATCCCGGTTGGAAGAATATGAAGTAATGGAGCAGATTGGCAGAGGAGCTTTTGGAGCAGCATTTCTTGTTTTGCataaaattgagaaaaagaagTAAGAATCTCTTAAACCCCAGTTTTGCCATGTGGGTTGTGCCTAAGTGTGCGTGTTCTTGTGAATTTGTGTGTCTATATATTCTTTTTAATTTATGGGGTCTGTTTATTGGGTTATTCTGCACATATTGGTATATTTAATGAAAATCGGATAAAAATTCataattctttatctttttggTTTTCAGTTAAttcttcaaaaataaaaaaaataataagcaTTATTGGCTTTTTCTTCccattcttcttccttctttccttcttgtttcttctttcttctttggctgcttcttcctctttcttttttcctctagCCATGTGAATTTAAGCAGAAGTATTTCAACAAGACATAGAAAAATCAGTTAATACCAAGAAGAAGATGCTAGAAAAAGCCCATTACAAGTAACTCAAGTAGGAAacagaaatcaagaaattgataTAAAGAACAAGCAAGGATTCACAGAATTAACACCTAAATAAAATAATGGCTCTTGGGAAGAATACTGGCAGAAAATTACTTGACATTTAGTTCACAGTGGTTCTAGCTATTTCTTTActaatattttcttgaaattttgtaattgaGAAAGCAAAAGGAGCCCTTTTTGTTGATAATTTTAGTAATAATTAATATGCATCTGGAAGTAATGTTGAAAATTGAGAAGTGAAACTAGTATATGATGCCTGTTTTCTGTTGGCTTGAAAATATAGCACAAGAAATTCTTTTGgtgttgttattgttatttattttcatgAAATAGTGCACAAGAATATGAAGTGCCATTTCACTTTTTGCAGAGAATCTGATTCTTTCTATTCAACTTAATAAAAACAGTTTATGACCATGACCTTGGAACTAAAACTTTAGCATGGTTACTTTCATTTGCAGTTTGGagcagactttttttttttccctgacaAATTGTGTAATATGACCTTTggtttgtttttatttgttgcAGCAGTATAAACTTAAATCAGAATCCTAGGTTAATCTGGAAAATGTTGAACATCAAGAGTTATTGTGTTAGGACAACTCTTAAAGTATTCCTTTATTCATCTCTGTTAGGTATGTTCTGAAAAAAATTCGTTTGGAAAAGCAGACGGAGAAGTTCAAGAATACAGCACATCAGGAGGTAATTCCACAAGATATTTGGAAGTAGGCTTATCTGATTTGTTATACATGTAGTGCAATGCAGTGGTTCATAGGTAGTCAGAAGCTATAACTTGATTATTCTCCCATTTCATTATTTTGAAGTTTTTCTAAACATTGATACTCCTGAAACAGTTGAACTGTTTCACCAGTCATCATCCaactcttttttcctttcttttttctttttctaactcATTTAATGCTCAATAGATTTATCAGTTAGTTGTAGTCTTGCCTTGTTTGGATATTGGAATATATAGAATCAGATTCAATAGTAAATTTCCTTGGAAGAAGACTGAGAGGGTATACGTCTAATGTGGTTGGGAACTGAGCTGAACGATGGCATTTATAGGTTTGTCCTTTTACATTTAACTTAAGTCAGGTTCATGTTCAAATTTGGAACCTGTTTGATTTAATTCTTGAGCTCAAGTTCAACTATGATAAGCTTGAATTTGAATTggaagctctctctctctctccctttcctCCCCCCCGGTTTCCTTTGATTAGCTCAAGACATGTTTCTCAAAACTTATTTTGGGCTCAAAACTCATTGCTTTGAAATACATATATATGACACTGAGGAATCAATTATATTGCTGTTGAAGCTGTTGAAGTACATGCCTACTGTGTTTGTAAAGATATATATTTAAAAggataatttttaaatatatacttGAACT
Protein-coding sequences here:
- the LOC113695226 gene encoding chaperone protein dnaJ 6-like — protein: MGKRKKTARVSEENLEEEIPENQSKLEASSPTEKTLYEILGVERTASQQEIKKAYYKLALRLHPDKNPGDEDAKEKFQQLQKVMSILGDEEKRALYDQTGCVDDADLAGDVCQNLKEFFQTLYKKVTEADIEEFEASYRGSETEKKDLIDLYKMHKGNMNRVFCYMLCSDQKLDSHRFKDYLDEAIAGGALKSTKLYEKWAKQVSETKPPTSPLKRRKKEKKNSEDLHAIISQRQNERIGKINSMLSTLVSKHGGEPEPSEEEFEAARRKLESRKASKRK